Proteins encoded within one genomic window of Gemmatimonadota bacterium:
- a CDS encoding serine hydrolase has product MTFKTLRLLSVLALQAGVPPALIAQTVQGTSLRGDWVRVVSNNNRNDQMRIHVDGDATLTVVPSSSTRYWQVGQILWRAIQPSGEVAVRGSDGSYYPGAFTWQGSDTLRLHVQASGAGYDQTWTRAGPSVLGDWVRIAPPGDPEDGMRVQATGSEASIRYLPAAAPRSFRVGRRLWQGIRAQGALDVLGSDGRYHPATVTLLGTDSLRIDSASPMVSNGAIWVRPTAVAAARTAPAGPPANPNAPGSGLQPPAGPPGVTPPTTFTPPPASGACVATSTPLDAEDVRWQWGLTVPVRNDSLAEVLGVQEAMMSGLPSGPALAPVDLEHSLLPGFPDGFAFIHEARSRRIQTQHHLLLTRAELDQRMQAARSAGLRPTDVEAYDTPAGVRYAGIWETNLQGVDWRVDVEVTSAELANVLRSSVPGSHRLVDLEVRSTPNGLLHSAIWYRSCDASNWSEVRGMDSTAFRQRIQTQSAAGFQVIDVESYETSGGQRYAAVWEAKDPARGWAVEFGRDLNGFLNDHRRYEDQGMRLVDYESYTTAAGPRYAGVWAENDDRYDMPFRMAIDTVLTTYVTTNPVPGVSVVVMRDGEVLYRGGAGQADRAAQKDAHSGTLYPTASVAKAIAATLAVRLESRGLIDLTRRTSDYVSVPNASHTHTLEQLLSKTGCVWHYPQGPEPPERFYMLRDSVIAQYSATDSIMTGCIPGSHYHYSTHGFTFVGAALEKVTGKDIVQLLRDEIVEPFGLWSLDRSSDVGPVFGVPWFNQAQLYSYDTTTVQGQPVGLTIPRRTDDSWKILGGGLQADARDLARFGELTLMGQIADTARLWTSHTDNTRTWSRPRRRVAPPVGLAWVLGTANAGRPVAMHGGYALGARSWLGLWRGPTAQQRLVVAVLSNQENTFAGGATDIQGLGTRIARLVFLRPPPPP; this is encoded by the coding sequence ATGACCTTCAAGACCCTCCGCCTCCTGTCCGTGCTGGCGCTCCAGGCCGGTGTGCCTCCTGCCCTGATCGCCCAGACCGTGCAGGGCACCTCGCTCCGTGGGGATTGGGTGCGCGTCGTCAGCAACAACAACCGCAACGACCAGATGCGGATCCACGTGGACGGCGACGCCACGCTCACGGTCGTGCCGAGCTCGTCCACGCGCTACTGGCAGGTGGGGCAGATCCTGTGGCGGGCCATCCAGCCGAGCGGCGAAGTCGCCGTGCGCGGCAGCGACGGCAGCTACTACCCGGGTGCGTTCACGTGGCAGGGATCGGACACGCTGCGCCTGCACGTGCAGGCGTCGGGAGCCGGCTACGACCAGACGTGGACGCGCGCCGGACCGTCCGTGCTGGGCGACTGGGTGCGGATCGCGCCCCCTGGCGATCCGGAGGACGGCATGCGGGTGCAGGCCACCGGGAGCGAGGCGTCCATCCGCTATCTCCCGGCGGCCGCTCCGCGCAGCTTCCGCGTGGGACGTCGACTGTGGCAGGGCATCCGCGCACAGGGCGCGCTCGACGTGCTGGGCTCGGACGGTCGCTACCATCCTGCCACGGTCACGCTCCTGGGCACGGACAGCCTGCGGATCGACAGCGCCTCCCCCATGGTGTCGAACGGCGCCATCTGGGTGCGTCCGACCGCCGTCGCGGCCGCGCGCACGGCCCCCGCCGGTCCGCCCGCCAATCCGAACGCGCCCGGATCGGGTCTGCAGCCGCCGGCCGGTCCGCCGGGAGTCACCCCACCCACGACCTTCACCCCGCCGCCAGCGAGTGGCGCGTGCGTGGCCACCTCCACACCGCTCGACGCCGAAGACGTGCGTTGGCAGTGGGGGCTTACGGTCCCCGTCCGGAACGACTCGCTCGCCGAGGTGCTGGGCGTGCAGGAGGCCATGATGAGCGGGCTTCCCAGCGGGCCCGCGTTGGCCCCCGTGGACCTGGAGCATTCGCTGTTGCCCGGCTTCCCGGACGGCTTCGCGTTCATCCACGAGGCACGCTCGCGCCGCATCCAGACGCAGCATCACCTCCTCCTGACGCGCGCGGAGCTGGACCAGCGGATGCAGGCCGCGCGCTCCGCCGGCCTGCGACCGACGGACGTCGAGGCGTACGATACGCCCGCGGGCGTCCGCTATGCCGGCATCTGGGAGACGAACCTGCAGGGCGTCGACTGGCGCGTGGACGTGGAGGTCACCTCGGCCGAGCTCGCGAACGTGCTGCGCAGCTCCGTTCCCGGCTCGCACCGGCTGGTGGACCTCGAGGTGCGGTCCACACCGAACGGACTCCTGCATTCGGCCATCTGGTACCGGAGCTGCGATGCCTCCAACTGGTCGGAGGTCCGGGGCATGGATTCCACCGCGTTCCGACAACGGATCCAGACGCAGTCGGCCGCGGGCTTCCAGGTCATCGACGTGGAGTCGTATGAGACGTCCGGAGGCCAGCGCTATGCGGCGGTGTGGGAGGCCAAGGATCCGGCGCGCGGGTGGGCGGTGGAGTTCGGCAGGGACCTGAACGGATTCCTGAACGACCACCGCCGCTACGAGGACCAGGGCATGCGGCTCGTGGACTACGAGTCCTACACGACGGCGGCGGGACCGCGGTATGCGGGCGTGTGGGCGGAGAACGACGACCGCTACGACATGCCGTTCCGGATGGCCATCGACACGGTGCTGACCACCTACGTCACCACCAATCCCGTGCCCGGCGTCTCGGTGGTGGTGATGCGGGATGGGGAGGTCCTCTACCGTGGTGGAGCGGGCCAGGCGGACCGCGCGGCGCAGAAGGATGCGCACTCCGGTACCCTGTATCCCACGGCCTCCGTGGCCAAGGCCATCGCGGCCACGCTCGCCGTACGGCTGGAGAGTCGCGGCCTGATCGACCTGACGCGCCGCACCAGCGACTACGTCTCGGTGCCCAACGCGTCGCACACGCACACGCTGGAGCAGTTGCTGTCCAAGACGGGGTGCGTGTGGCACTACCCGCAGGGCCCGGAGCCGCCGGAGCGGTTCTACATGTTGCGCGATTCGGTGATCGCGCAGTACAGCGCCACGGACTCCATCATGACAGGCTGCATCCCCGGCAGCCACTATCACTACTCGACGCACGGCTTCACGTTCGTGGGTGCCGCGCTGGAGAAGGTCACGGGCAAGGACATCGTCCAGCTCCTGCGGGACGAGATCGTCGAACCGTTCGGGCTCTGGAGCCTGGACCGTTCCTCCGACGTGGGGCCCGTGTTCGGTGTGCCGTGGTTCAACCAGGCGCAGCTCTACTCGTACGACACCACCACGGTGCAGGGTCAACCCGTTGGGCTGACGATCCCGCGTCGCACCGACGACAGCTGGAAGATCCTCGGGGGTGGGCTGCAGGCGGACGCGCGTGATCTGGCGCGCTTCGGAGAGCTGACCTTGATGGGGCAGATCGCCGACACCGCTCGGCTCTGGACCTCGCACACCGACAACACACGCACCTGGTCCCGACCGCGGCGGCGGGTGGCGCCTCCGGTGGGACTGGCCTGGGTGCTCGGGACCGCGAACGCGGGGAGGCCCGTGGCCATGCATGGCGGATATGCCCTGGGCGCCCGCTCGTGGCTGGGGTTGTGGCGCGGTCCCACGGCGCAACAACGCCTGGTCGTCGCGGTCCTGAGCAACCAGGAGAACACCTTCGCGGGAGGCGCGACGGACATCCAGGGCCTGGGCACCCGAATCGCCCGATTGGTGTTCCTGCGGCCTCCACCACCCCCCTGA
- a CDS encoding OmpA family protein → MRTTPTILGLLLCTLFLALPQPADAQLRRLRDAAKRAAERETSAIVDRLVSDAIRCAVDDPRCTSQAEADGKEVIYVDADGEIITDDDGVPITDREEAAKRSPALEAPGEGLWANYDFVPGDRIVFYDDFQHDRVGDFPRRFELIMGNWDVVESGERRYLRGTSGGSVKIPLPETLPDRFTMEFDASLEHGNGYIRITTAPAYHGPDRTFEGSAVSLMLNDAGLLPVAKTGPEARTRHDHRFSEEGTAPFRVMADGDYMKVYVGEKRVANVPNAVFPRSDALYIHTSSASEGRPTLIGPIRIAAGGLDLYSRLEAEGRVSTQGILFAVDSDQIRPESTPTLEEIGTMLADHPDLRLAVEGHTDADGDEAHNLDLSERRAQAVKEFLMERYGIDGSRLEAHGYGESQPVADNTTPEGKQQNRRVDLVRLP, encoded by the coding sequence ATGCGAACCACCCCGACGATCCTCGGACTTCTCCTGTGCACGCTGTTCTTGGCGCTTCCCCAGCCCGCCGACGCGCAGCTCCGTCGTCTCCGCGACGCCGCCAAGCGAGCCGCGGAGCGGGAGACGAGCGCCATCGTCGATCGCCTGGTGAGTGACGCGATCCGCTGCGCAGTGGACGATCCACGCTGCACCAGCCAGGCCGAAGCGGACGGCAAGGAGGTCATCTACGTCGACGCGGACGGAGAGATCATCACGGACGACGACGGCGTGCCGATCACCGACCGCGAGGAGGCTGCGAAGCGCTCGCCGGCCCTGGAGGCGCCAGGTGAGGGGTTGTGGGCCAACTACGACTTCGTGCCCGGGGACCGGATCGTCTTCTACGACGACTTCCAGCACGACCGCGTGGGGGATTTCCCGCGCCGCTTCGAGCTGATCATGGGCAACTGGGACGTGGTCGAGTCGGGCGAGCGGCGCTACCTGCGCGGGACGTCGGGGGGCTCGGTCAAGATTCCGTTGCCGGAGACGTTGCCCGACCGCTTCACCATGGAATTCGACGCGAGCCTGGAGCACGGGAACGGCTACATCCGTATCACCACCGCGCCCGCGTATCATGGTCCCGACCGCACGTTCGAGGGGTCGGCCGTCTCCTTGATGCTGAACGATGCCGGGCTCCTGCCGGTCGCGAAGACGGGGCCCGAGGCGCGGACCCGGCACGACCATCGGTTCTCCGAGGAGGGCACGGCGCCGTTCCGGGTGATGGCGGACGGCGACTACATGAAGGTCTACGTGGGCGAGAAGCGCGTGGCCAACGTGCCCAACGCGGTCTTTCCCCGCAGTGACGCGCTCTATATCCACACCTCGTCCGCCAGCGAAGGGCGGCCCACCCTGATCGGGCCGATCCGGATCGCGGCGGGTGGGCTGGACCTGTACTCGCGCCTCGAGGCGGAGGGCCGGGTCTCGACCCAGGGGATCCTCTTCGCGGTGGACAGCGACCAGATCCGTCCGGAATCCACACCGACCCTGGAGGAGATCGGCACCATGCTGGCCGACCATCCCGACCTGCGGCTCGCCGTAGAGGGGCATACGGACGCGGACGGGGATGAGGCCCACAACCTGGATCTGTCCGAGCGGCGGGCGCAGGCGGTGAAGGAGTTCCTGATGGAGCGCTACGGGATCGACGGCAGCCGGCTCGAAGCCCACGGCTATGGCGAGTCGCAGCCGGTGGCGGACAACACCACCCCGGAGGGCAAGCAGCAGAACCGGCGGGTGGACCTGGTACGGCTGCCGTAG